A window from Fragaria vesca subsp. vesca linkage group LG5, FraVesHawaii_1.0, whole genome shotgun sequence encodes these proteins:
- the LOC101301588 gene encoding uncharacterized protein LOC101301588, with the protein MPRKLTHQRGTHPLVWLAAIICTIVSIAVIIAGIVVFAGYMVIHPRVPFIKVTQAHLENLQNDPTSLLETAITIVVRAENDNTKAHASFSDLSFTLSFQGMKIARLVANPFDVRKNDSVDFNYVVESSSIPLSSGQVDQVDSSLKRDRISFDLKGNVRARWRVGLVGSVKLWGHLNCRLNFHPSNGSYIYSPCRSRAK; encoded by the coding sequence ATGCCGAGAAAACTAACCCATCAGAGAGGCACACACCCTTTGGTTTGGTTAGCAGCCATCATCTGCACCATAGTCTCCATTGCCGTGATCATTGCAGGCATCGTGGTTTTCGCGGGATACATGGTCATCCACCCTAGGGTGCCCTTCATCAAAGTCACCCAAGCACACCTTGAAAACCTCCAAAACGACCCGACGAGCCTGCTCGAAACTGCAATCACCATTGTTGTGAGGGCTGAGAATGACAACACCAAGGCGCATGCAAGCTTCTCGGACTTGAGCTTCACTCTCAGCTTCCAAGGGATGAAGATAGCAAGGTTGGTGGCGAACCCTTTTGATGTGAGGAAAAATGATTCGGTGGATTTCAACTATGTGGTGGAGTCATCGTCTATACCATTGAGTTCTGGGCAGGTGGATCAAGTGGACAGTTCTTTGAAGAGAGATAGAATCAGTTTCGATTTGAAGGGGAATGTTAGAGCAAGGTGGAGAGTAGGGCTGGTTGGATCAGTTAAGCTCTGGGGTCATTTGAATTGTCGATTAAACTTTCATCCATCGAATGGGAGCTACATATACTCACCTTGTAGATCCAGGGCCAAGTAA